Within the Oreochromis niloticus isolate F11D_XX linkage group LG14, O_niloticus_UMD_NMBU, whole genome shotgun sequence genome, the region AAGGGTAAGACTGGGATGAAATAATTTATCTATAAATCCTATTCCAATATGGgttgtttgtttatattttaaatataatctTCATCTTTCCTTATTTCTGCTATGAAAACTTTGGTCCTTCTTCTTTGTTCAGACTGGACCCAGGAGAGCTTCAGTATGCGTACACTATGATGTTTGCTATAGAAGAAATTAATAACAGCTCAGAGTTGCTGCCAGGAGTGACACTTGGTTATAGAATCTTTGATTCCTGCCCCAGTATACCTTTGTCCATTAGGGCATCACTAAACTTGATGAATAGATATGAAAGTGGAGCAGGAAGCTGTAACAAACTTTCCAACGTACATGCTGTCATAGGAGAAACCACATCCACCTCCACGATAGGCATTGCACGGACCATGGGACCATTCCATATACCTGTGGTGAGTGTTGGGGGCATGCATGCTCTATGCACACATAAACTTCCTGAGATGCAGTAATCTTCATTAAATGTCTTCAATGCTCAATAACTATGTTATTGTTTTCCAGATCAGTCATTCAGCTACTTGTGCATGTCTTAGCAACAGAAGAGACTATCCTTCTTTTTTTAGAACCATACCTAGTGACATTTACCAAAGCAAAGCATTAGCAAAGCTTGTGAAACATTTTGGCTGGACCTGGGTAGGAGCTATCAGAACTAATAATGATTATGGGAATGGTGGTATGGCCACTTTCTTGGAAGCAGCAGAAAgggaaggtgtgtgtgttgagTACTCAGTTGCCATTTACCGAACTAATCCAAGGAAGTGGTTCTTAGATGTGGTAAATATTATAAAGAAATCCACCTCTAAGGTAATAGTGGCATTTGCTGATGGCACAGACCTTGACATACTTTTTAAAGAGCTTCATGCTCAGAACGTGACAGGCCTGCAGTGGGTTGGGAGTGAAGGCTGGATCACATACCGTTATATTGCCTCTCCAGTAAATTACGCTGTGGTTCAGGGGGCAGTTGGCTTTGCAGCATTAAATGCTCACATTCCTGGACTGCAAGAGTTCCTAGCCAGCAGCAGGCCTTCCACCGTACCGGGGAATCAGGGCCttgtggagttgtgggagacaGTGTTCAGGTGCATCCTGTCTCCTCAAACAGAGACTCATGCTGAAGATCTGACAATAGCCTGCACTGGAAAGGAGTCTCTCCTGCATGTGAAGACACGTTTCACAGATGTGTCAGATGCCAGCCTGCTAAATAATGTGTACAAAGCCACGTATGCTGTTGCTCATGCTCTACATATGCTATTTACTTGCAAAGATGAAAGGGAGCCTTTTGAGAACAATACTTGTGCTGATACGAAAAATGTACAACCATGGCaggtaaacataaaaacaaagtacTGTGCCTAAAtgcaaaatgttatttttaatgacTATTGTTACATAGTCAGATAACATTAGTGTTTGTCTGTAGGTACTGCATTACCTAACCCAGGTCAATTTTACAACTAAGACTGGTGAAGGAGTGTTCTTTAATGAGTTAGGTGAACCTGTGGCACGTTATGCATTGGTGAACTGGCAGATGGATGAAAAAGGTTACATACTTTTTAAGACAATTGGTTACTATGATGCAGCCCAGCCTGAGGGTCAGGAGTTTAAGATGAAAGCCGGTGTGAGAGCCATCTGGGCAGGAGAGAATTTCGAGGTAAAACAACACAGATAATACTCTTCCTTTCTAACCCTAAAGTTCTGACGCTTGATGTTTTACAATCACACTAAATGTATACAATTGTAAATCTGGaagtaatttgtttttaatattgtcaCTATAATGCAGGTGCCAAGGTCTGTTTGCAGTAAGAGTTGTTTGCCTGGGACCCGTCAGGCTTTTGTTAAGGGCAAGCCAATCTGCTGTTTTGATTGCATCACCTGCGCTGATGGGGAGTTCAGCAACACAACAAGTGAGACAGCTGGATTTCTAGCCTTTACTCTTGTGCTCATTGTGTTTCTGTTGGGCAAAATCACTGCCAGCACTTTACTGGTCTATTTAAAGATGTATGTGCTGTACATCATGAAGATATTTATGTTTTCAGATGCAGTAAAATGTGACAAATGCCCTCCTGAATTCAAGTCCAACGAAGAGAGAAATAAGTGTGAAATGAAAGCTATTGAGTTCCTCACATTCACAGAAATATTGGGTATACTGTTggtctccttttctctctctggtgCGTGCATATCAATGACTGTAGCCCTAATATTTTTCCAATACAGACACACTCCTATTGTCAGAGCAAACAACTCTGAGCTCAGCTTTTTGCTGCTCTTCTCCTTGactctgtgtttcctgtgttcTGTGACCTTCATTGGCCGGCCCTCCGAATGGTCCTGCATGCTACGGCACACAGCATTTGGCATAACTTTTGTGCTCTGcatctcttgtgttctggggaaAACAATAGTGGTTGTAATGGCATTCAAGGCTACACTTCCAGGCAGTAATGTTAAGAAGTGGTTTGGGCCTGTACAGCAAAGACTGAGTGTTCTAACATTCACTCTCATACAGATTTTGATTTGCATAGCTTGGTTAGCAATAAACCCACCATTCCCCTACAAAAATATGAACTACTACAAAGAAAAAATTATACTTGAATGTGCCCTGGGATCACCTGTAGGGTTCTGGACTGTGTTAGGCTACATAGGGCTGCTGGCTATGTTATGTTTTGTACTTGCTTTTTTAGCTCGAAAGCTGCCTGATAATTTCAATGAAGCTAAATTTATCACTTTCAGCATGTTAATATTCTGTGCAGTGTGGTTAACCTTTATACCAGCTTATGTCAGCTCTCCTGGGAAATTCACAGTTGCTGTGGAAATATTTGCTATTCTGGCCTCAAGCTATGGAatgttattttgcatttttttgccAAAGTGTTACATTATGTTATTAAAACCTGAAAACAATACAAAGAAACACCTGATGAGTAAAGGGACCTCAAGAACGATCTGAGAGgttgctaaaaaaaaacaacaaaattgaaTCTGTCCCTTCTATATtgttcaaataattaaaatccACTGAGATCTAAGAAAACACACCAATTAATTATTTCAAAAACAAATGCTGGTTCACTAcatgaaagaaggaaagaaagaagcaaACAACTATGGTCCTTCCTAGAAGCTGTATATCGCATATTAAATATTCTCAACAAAATCTGTAATTTCTTTTCCATGTAAAAAGTTCAGCtgatttttttaacattgtttTTCCCTAAATTAATATTTGTACAAATAAAGTTTTGTTAAATTCTGAATGTTCTGAATGTTGCGTTGTGTTATTTTGCACACCTATAAAAAGTGAATAATGACAGACTCCAAAACTGTGTATGTATCAaacttcagttcagttcaagtcagttttatttatatagtgccaaatcacaacaacagtcacttcatGGCActttatataatataatgtaaagaccctgcaataatggagagaaaaccccagcaatTCAACAACCACTTGGTGACAATGATAAGGAAAAAACACTCTTTAACAAACAacctgtggaagagagccagagattcattctaactaatgattaaatgcagagtggtatataaacacatagtgagtgaaaaaaggtgtGTGCAGAAAAAACACTacatgcatcatgggaagccacCCGGAGCCGAAGTTTATTTCTTTACTGTGGTGAGTTCTGAAACATGACTAACACTCTTTCAATAAACTATCCCACTGCAGATTATCAGTTAGCTGTTTAACAACtaatcttttttaaataattgaaaACAGAAAGGCTTGAGATTGGCATTCAATTAGTTCAAATGATTGCGTGATGACATTTAAAGTAATAGTTTAATTACTGCCCTGAAAAATGACTAGGGCATATAGCCCATTAATAGAGACagattgatcatatttaagattgaagcattaagtAGTGGTAAGACTTCTGTGAGCAGTCTTGTGGGAATAGGGTCCAATAGAAATCTTGATGGTTTATTACAAAAATTGTATTGATCAACAActactgatcaaagaccattgatcaaagaccaaggatcaatggccatgaaagttggggaatggctgcaatcacagcattgtaagatggtgaaagatgtacccccTCCTttattcagagatggtctttcccttttcacgtaaatggcctccctTGACTTCccactcaaaccagcgttcctgcCTGTCCAGGATCAAATCAAGTCACTTTTATTTTCACATCACATTACTGGTACActgtacatgtgagtgaaattcttgtgtgcaaacTTCACAAGGAACAGTGGtgtgcaaaatacaagaaacataagaaacaaagcaaaataaaagaatTGAGAATTATAAGAATAATGCTAAGGAAGCATACCGCATACTTACCattagagattgacgaggtacaaagCACATGCTATGGCAAGGGGTAGCCAGGATGACAGGTCAGGGAGAAGACATCAGTGCAAGAGGAACTGACTTGAAAGATAGGATGATGGAGACGgaacaatactggaagagcatatagGAGAAGGGCACAACTTATAATACGCTCAGTGGCTAGGGGATCTGAGACAGGgaccagtaaccatcacagtggcagatatccaagacagggtctccagtatgaagagttggacaggaccaggccccgacatggttcacgcctactgaaccatgaagctgactgcactccatgagcgtctggcagcacaaatgaacaaGCTGCTATTTGATGAGAGACACCCAGAAAACCAAAACCGAAGGGcagacagtcctgatcctcaaggacccccagaaggggCCGGTCCCATCCTACTACcagccaataacctgcctcagtaccacatggaagctccttgCACGCATCatagcggctaagatgaacTGGCACATGACCTGAAAGATACAATCacgagtggggcacagaaagggattggcaagaaaaccagaggcgcaaaacaccagctagtGGTAGACTGAGCAGTCAGCCGAGACAGCAAGACTTGGCTGACCAACAtgtgcactgcctggactgATTGCAAGAAGGCTGGTGGctcaatgccccacacctgAATCTTGGAATGCCTCGAcctatacaagatcaacaggaccctaagagccttcatcaggaactcaatggggatgtggcgtacaacactagaggccaacttccagcccatagcacaagtcactaTCAAGTGTGgtatctaccaaggagatgctctgtcccccactgctgttctgcataggcctgaaccctctcagtgagatcattaacaagactggctacggataccgactacagaATGGACTAGTTGTTAGCCACCTCCtatacatggatgacatcaagctatatgccaagagtgaacaagacatcgattcactgatccacaccaccaggatatacagcaatgacatcggaatgCACAGCCACTTCGGACgagagaagtgtagtcggatgataacgAAGAGAGgtaaggtagtcagaactgaggggatcgaactaccagaaggcaacattgcagacatagaggattgctacaagtacctggggatcccacaagcaaatgggaaccatgaagaggccactaggaaagctgcaaccacctgcagagggtcaggcaagtcctgaggagtcagctgaacggtaagaacaagatccgggctatcaacacctatgccctgcctgtgatcaggtaccctcCTGGGATAAAAAACTGGcaaaaggaggagatagaagccactgacatcaagaccaggAAACCTCTGACCATActtggagggtttcaccccaaatcCAGCACCCCGAGGCTGgatgctaagcggaaggaaggaggccggggactggtgagtgtcagcacctcAGTCCAGGATGAGGCAACGAACATCCATgatgttcgctctgtgttgtagcatcctgatgacacccggtttgtgctccagtggatgatgagagtcaaaccttaaaatatatataatactgATTCACATGCGTAGGTTTATGATACTGATCAGCCTTTAAATGCCCCCCactactgatggaaatctcacagtctaagaaggctaacctgccacttttcatatcctccctggtgaatttgatgtgttggtccaccgagttaatgtgatccatgAATTGTGGTaagtcctgagatttgattttcacccaggcgtcatccacatacctgagccaatgacttggtggtgttctAGGGGAGGAtaacaaagccctcttttccacttcttccatgtacaaattgggcACAATaggtgaaactggggaacccATAGCACACCCATATttctgtttataaggttggagaaacctgcagtcagctgagactgaagtcacttggatgagtgacgaaacatttctcccactgaacaGAAACCACCTTTTGGGATTACAAAATTTAATGCATCAAGCTAAGAATGAGACTAAATAGGTATCAACTGAGTTAAACTGAAGTGAACTGAACAGCTTCACTCCTCAAAAGCTGTATAAACCAGAATAAAAACatgtctgatttttttcttcctgtttgccCATTGTGTAAATAATTGAAAAACCAATTGAAAATGTCAAAAGGGAAACGGAATCATATGGTTAACTTTATCAGGCTCACAAAAGTCTGTTGTTCTTGAGTCTACATGGACCTATTGAAAtgataaatattatatttcatCTGAATCAATGAAAAGTGAAAACAATGAATTTATGGGCATGGTAATACAGAGAGGATATGTACAATAATTCAGTAGTGTTTTGCAGTGCCACTCCTCTGGCCCCACCTTTTCCTTCCACATAGAAGAAGCATGACGGTTCTGTTATTCATTTTTGCTGCttcaaaatgtataaataaagtctGCATGTTTCACTTAGACTAGGTTACTTGCAATGCCACCCAGTGGTTTAATTTTTACAGACAGCATGTCATTTACACAGAAGTGGCCAGAACAGGGGTGGGCACTTTTCCAACTGTTACTGGTGGCATCTTTCTCTCAGGCTAAAGAACCTGTGTGCATACGAAGAGGGGATCCTGAGAATCCTCATTTATCTAGGGATGGCGACATTATACTGGGGGGGATGTTCTCTTTTCACAGTAGCTGGAATGACAGAAAGGATACCTACATGCAGAAACCACTGCCACTTCAATGCACGAGGTAAATaacattataaaaataaatttacaaCGGATGAATGATCTAAGACATAAAACAATTCATCCTTTTATTCCTTgcttttatcttgtttttctaTATTCAAATAACTGACTGATTTCAGTATTTTATGTGTTAGTAATCTATTGTCTTTATGTCAACTTTTTCATTGTTTGAATGAAGTTTGAATTTCAGGGAATTCCAGGTCGCCCAGGCTATGCTTTTTGCCATTGAGGAGATTAATAACAGTACAGACCTACTGCCAGGAGTCTCTCTGGGCTATAAAATGTATGATACTTGTGGTTCCATTGCCCAAGGCATAAAAGTTGCACTAGCCTTGATGAATGGTAATCAAATTGTTTCCACAGCACCTGAGGCCCCTTGTACCAAACCAGCACAAGTGCAGGCTATAATGGGAGAGACTTCTTCCTCTCCTTGCATGGCAATAGCTACCGTAATTGGGCCATTTTATATACCAATGGTGGGTAGGATAgctaaaaatagttttttttctggAAACACAAATGTGACTCTTTAAATGTTCTGCTGTCTGTGTATTTATCCATTTTATATAGGCCTCTTTGCGGGGATATAATGTGCTTAACACGGTGAAAACTGAAATTAGATGTGGATGtgtacaacatttttttttctatttttaatggTCAGTGTGactataatctttttttttttctcttttagatCAGCCACTTTGCCACATGTGCTTGTCTCAGTGACAAAACCAAGTACCCATCCTTCCTCAGAACAATACCCAGTGACTACTACCAGAGCAGAGCCCTGGCCTATTTAGTAAAGTACTTTGGATGGACTTGGGTTGGAGCTATTCGAACCAATGATGATTATGGAAATAAAGGCATAGCCACATTCACAGAAACTGCACAGCAGCTGGGCATCTGTCTGGAATATTCTGTATCTTTTTTTAGGACAGATCCCTATGAAAAAATTCAAAAGATCATTGACATTATAAAAGCTTCAACCTCCAAGGTGATTATTGGCTTTCTGTCCCACTTTGATATGGATGTGCTATTACATGAGTTTTCTCTCAACAACCTGACTGGTTATCAGTGGATAGGCAGTGAGTCTTGGATATTTGATTCTCAAACCGCTGAAATGGATATACATCACATACTGGATGGTTCCATTGGTCTTTCCATTCCCAAATCACATGTCACTGGCCTGAAGGAGTTTATGCTGGATGTGAAATTTCTTAATTCATCTAATAATGAATTGTTTACTGAGTTCTGGGAGGCATTATTTAACTGTAAGTTCAAGGAGTTGAAGTCAACAGCAGAAAATCCGAGAGAGTGTACCGGACATGAAGATCTTACTGGTGTTAAAAACAGCTTCACTGATATGTCACTCATGCCTATCTTTAACAATGTCTATAAAGGAGTGTATGCAGTGGCCCATGCACTTCACAATATCCTCAATTGTAATAAAACATGTGAGAAAAATGTGCAGCTAGATCCATTCATGGTGAGGTTACATTTGAACAAAAAGTAGAAGTTGTGCTGTCTGTGTTACAAAATAGGATTCAATAAATTAACAGACTGCCTGTGTTCTTAGATTTTGCAGCACATACTAAAAATTTACTTCAAAACAAAAGAAGGAGATGAGGTTTACTTTGATGAGAATGGAGATCCAGCAGCAAAGTATGAAATTATAAACTGGCAGCCAAGAAAAAACGGCATCGTGGAGTTTGTCACAGTTGGTCTTTATGATGCATCACTTCCTCCAGACAAACAGCTGACTCTGCAAAATAACTCTTTAATCTGGGCAAGAAACTCAAAGCAGGTGAGTGatcaataaacaataaatacaaataataagATTATCAAGAACAAAGAATTAATTATAATCAggtgttattattttaaaccaTTTGAATTTCATGCATACAAAATTAAGAAAGGATTGTAAAGATAATCATACATGCAGTTTACCCATGGTTATTATTGTACATTTATTCATACAGGTGCCTGTGTCAGTTTGCAGTGAGAAATGTCCTCCAGGAACACGTAAAGTTCTCCAGAAAGgaaggcctgtttgctgctatGACTGTATAAGATGTGCAGAGGGAGAGATCAGCAACATTACAGGTTGAGTAATATTTCCACAAAAACTTTAGAACTTTAATGAACTACAAGCAATATGACTGTTCATGTTCCAGtatattttttcattcttttgcaAAATTGAGGAAACCCCTCAGAAATTTTAGTAATTATGCTCTTTCTTTCtataaataaagcaaacaaagaGTGAGATATGGGGCTGTTTTAGCCTACTGTGAATAATATGAGCACACTCCCTGCTTCAAACCTCTGTGTTTTTCtatatcttttctttcttttttttaagatgacAAAAAAGAACGGCTGAGCAGTGTGGGACAGGCTGTAATATGCCCTGTCTATCAGAACTGATGCTGTTGTTCCAGCACCAGTTGCTATATACCACAGCATGTAATTTGTTCAGAATCAGTGTCAGTTTTACTGAAACATGGCCAATGATGTTTGAAGTTACTTATTTACCATTTTTCATATTGACTGCACAAAAGCATTGTCGACACATTTTTTCTCATCTTCTCATTGTGCAGCATTAGCAGTAGCCTGACCAATGTAGAGTAATAGTTAGTGTGCTAGTGAGTATAATATGTTGTAAAGTAGATTCAAACGCATAAATCTAATAAATCCCCAGAATTCTAACATTGCATTAACATTAATTTGCAGATTCTGTTACCTGTTTGAGATGTCCCCCTGAATTTTGGTCAAATGAAAGAAGAGACACGTGCATAAAGAAGGAAGCAGTGTTTCTGTCATATGAAGAAATTATGGGCGCACTCCTGACTGCTGCATCTTTATTTGGAACATGCATGACTACTGGTGTGGCATTAATATTCTTCAAATACAGGACAACTCCTATTGTGAGGGCAAACAATTCTGAGCTGAGCTTCCTGCTGCTCTTCTCTTTGACATTGTGTTTCCTGTGTTCTCTGACATTCATTGGTCAGCCCTCTGAATGGTCCTGCATGCTGAGACATGTAGCTTTTGGGATCACCTTTGTGCTCTGcatctcttgtgttctggggaaAACAATGGTTGTTTTAATGGCTTTCCGGGCAACGCGTCCAGGTAGTAATGTTCAGAAATGGTTTGGACCTACACAGCAGAGACTCTGTGTTACAAGTTTTACTCTTATACAAGTTATCATATGTATCATTTGGTTAACAGTTTCGCCTCCTTTtccatttaaaaactttaaggAATTTAAAGACAAGATCACCTTAGAGTGTGCTCTGGGCACATCTCTGGGCTACTGGGCTGTGCTTGGCTACATTGGACTTTTGTCTGTCTTGtgtttcatttttgcttttctAGCTCGAAAACTGCCTGATAATTTCAATGAAGCCAAGTTTATCACCTTTAGCATGCTGATATTCTGTGCAGTGTGGATCACATTTATTCCAGCATATGTCAGCTCTCCAGGGAAGTTCAGTGTTGCTGTAGAAATATTTGCTATTCTTGCCTCCAGTTTTGGACTGctgatttgcattttttttccaaagtgtTATATCATCTTACTGAAACCAGAAAGGAACACGAAAAAGAACATGATGGGGAAGGGTGCTCCACGATCACcatcatgaaaataaataaataaataattatttggtgtgtgtgtgtgtgtgtgtgtgcttctgtgCTGGGTTTGTTTGTACCAGTGGAGAATGCAAAAATGCAAACATAGCACACTGCTCAGACATTGTCTGAGGTGTTTAGTGCTTGGTCAGAATGACTaagcaaatatttaaacaaTGTCTGACTTTAATACGcatgatttaatttaaaaa harbors:
- the LOC100707858 gene encoding extracellular calcium-sensing receptor-like, producing MMFAIEEINNSSELLPGVTLGYRIFDSCPSIPLSIRASLNLMNRYESGAGSCNKLSNVHAVIGETTSTSTIGIARTMGPFHIPVISHSATCACLSNRRDYPSFFRTIPSDIYQSKALAKLVKHFGWTWVGAIRTNNDYGNGGMATFLEAAEREGVCVEYSVAIYRTNPRKWFLDVVNIIKKSTSKVIVAFADGTDLDILFKELHAQNVTGLQWVGSEGWITYRYIASPVNYAVVQGAVGFAALNAHIPGLQEFLASSRPSTVPGNQGLVELWETVFRCILSPQTETHAEDLTIACTGKESLLHVKTRFTDVSDASLLNNVYKATYAVAHALHMLFTCKDEREPFENNTCADTKNVQPWQVLHYLTQVNFTTKTGEGVFFNELGEPVARYALVNWQMDEKGYILFKTIGYYDAAQPEGQEFKMKAGVRAIWAGENFEVPRSVCSKSCLPGTRQAFVKGKPICCFDCITCADGEFSNTTNAVKCDKCPPEFKSNEERNKCEMKAIEFLTFTEILGILLVSFSLSGACISMTVALIFFQYRHTPIVRANNSELSFLLLFSLTLCFLCSVTFIGRPSEWSCMLRHTAFGITFVLCISCVLGKTIVVVMAFKATLPGSNVKKWFGPVQQRLSVLTFTLIQILICIAWLAINPPFPYKNMNYYKEKIILECALGSPVGFWTVLGYIGLLAMLCFVLAFLARKLPDNFNEAKFITFSMLIFCAVWLTFIPAYVSSPGKFTVAVEIFAILASSYGMLFCIFLPKCYIMLLKPENNTKKHLMSKGTSRTI
- the LOC100708128 gene encoding extracellular calcium-sensing receptor-like, which translates into the protein MFSFHSSWNDRKDTYMQKPLPLQCTSLNFREFQVAQAMLFAIEEINNSTDLLPGVSLGYKMYDTCGSIAQGIKVALALMNGNQIVSTAPEAPCTKPAQVQAIMGETSSSPCMAIATVIGPFYIPMISHFATCACLSDKTKYPSFLRTIPSDYYQSRALAYLVKYFGWTWVGAIRTNDDYGNKGIATFTETAQQLGICLEYSVSFFRTDPYEKIQKIIDIIKASTSKVIIGFLSHFDMDVLLHEFSLNNLTGYQWIGSESWIFDSQTAEMDIHHILDGSIGLSIPKSHVTGLKEFMLDVKFLNSSNNELFTEFWEALFNCKFKELKSTAENPRECTGHEDLTGVKNSFTDMSLMPIFNNVYKGVYAVAHALHNILNCNKTCEKNVQLDPFMILQHILKIYFKTKEGDEVYFDENGDPAAKYEIINWQPRKNGIVEFVTVGLYDASLPPDKQLTLQNNSLIWARNSKQVPVSVCSEKCPPGTRKVLQKGRPVCCYDCIRCAEGEISNITDSVTCLRCPPEFWSNERRDTCIKKEAVFLSYEEIMGALLTAASLFGTCMTTGVALIFFKYRTTPIVRANNSELSFLLLFSLTLCFLCSLTFIGQPSEWSCMLRHVAFGITFVLCISCVLGKTMVVLMAFRATRPGSNVQKWFGPTQQRLCVTSFTLIQVIICIIWLTVSPPFPFKNFKEFKDKITLECALGTSLGYWAVLGYIGLLSVLCFIFAFLARKLPDNFNEAKFITFSMLIFCAVWITFIPAYVSSPGKFSVAVEIFAILASSFGLLICIFFPKCYIILLKPERNTKKNMMGKGAPRSPS